The following are from one region of the Stigmatella ashevillena genome:
- the era gene encoding GTPase Era — protein sequence MASKTYRSGFAALIGRPNVGKSTLLNQLTGEKIAIVSPKPQTTRNRILGVVTRPEGQVAFIDTPGIHQAKGELNRYMVEVALQAAEEVDLVLFVVDIPGGEKLEVGPGNRTILERLQKLGKPTFLVINKIDTLPKALILPLIDLYRNEFPFAEVVPISAREGDGVDRLFQVVLQHLPEGERIFDEDMLTDQQERTLVSEYIREQVLRHCRQEIPYSTAVLVEVFDESEREPRPDAPPGPLAGLIRIAASIYVERDSQKAIIIGKQGQMLKTIGTDARKAIQRLLGAHVYLSLRVRVEPRWSDRPEGLKKLGYE from the coding sequence ATGGCCTCGAAGACCTATCGCAGCGGCTTTGCCGCGCTCATTGGCCGCCCCAACGTGGGCAAGAGCACGCTGCTCAATCAACTCACTGGCGAGAAGATCGCCATCGTCTCCCCCAAGCCGCAGACCACCCGGAACCGCATTCTGGGGGTGGTGACGCGCCCCGAGGGCCAGGTGGCCTTCATCGACACGCCGGGCATCCACCAGGCCAAGGGAGAGCTCAACCGCTACATGGTCGAGGTCGCCCTCCAGGCGGCCGAGGAAGTGGACCTGGTCCTCTTCGTCGTCGACATCCCGGGAGGGGAGAAGCTCGAGGTGGGGCCGGGCAACCGGACGATCCTCGAGCGGCTGCAGAAGCTGGGCAAGCCGACCTTCCTGGTCATCAACAAGATCGACACCCTGCCCAAGGCGCTGATTCTTCCGCTCATCGATCTCTACCGAAACGAGTTCCCCTTCGCGGAGGTGGTCCCCATCTCCGCCCGGGAGGGGGATGGGGTGGACCGGCTCTTCCAGGTGGTGCTCCAGCACCTGCCCGAGGGGGAGCGCATCTTCGATGAGGACATGCTCACCGATCAGCAGGAGCGCACGCTGGTCTCCGAGTACATCCGGGAGCAGGTGCTCCGGCACTGTCGGCAGGAAATCCCGTACTCCACCGCGGTGCTGGTGGAAGTCTTCGATGAGTCCGAGCGCGAGCCCCGGCCGGATGCGCCGCCCGGCCCGCTGGCGGGCCTCATCCGCATTGCCGCCTCCATCTATGTGGAGCGGGACAGTCAGAAGGCCATCATCATCGGCAAGCAGGGCCAGATGCTGAAGACCATCGGGACGGATGCGCGCAAGGCCATCCAGCGGTTGCTGGGTGCGCACGTCTACCTCTCGCTCCGGGTCCGGGTAGAGCCTCGCTGGAGCGATCGCCCCGAAGGGCTCAAGAAGCTGGGGTACGAGTAA
- the der gene encoding ribosome biogenesis GTPase Der → MKPLVAIVGRPNVGKSTLFNRLAGRRLALVEDEPGVTRDRHYADAQWGDRAFTLIDTGGFVPGEKDSLLKQVREQAQLAVEECDVILFVTDGRAGLTAADEAVATLLRKSGKPVVVAANKLDSGSDAMQALSAEFFRMGLGEVLPLSAEHALGVPQLVEAVLERLPPKQEGEDTEVLPDDGTIRVAIIGRPNVGKSTMVNAILQEKRVVASEIPGTTRDPIDSALTYKGHKLVLTDTAGIRRKRSIVHRVEQFSVVAALKVMDRSDVAVLIMDATEPAVDQDAKLAGLAEDKGRALVIVVNKWDLIGTDQRRQEAYREALKHSLKFVGYVPIIFTSALTGSKVEKVVDIAVELSTQFRYRAPTPQLNRLLEHMVDSNPAPIVAGKPLRLYYIAQVGTAPPTFALTCNNPERVPDMYKRYITNQLRKTFDLRVPLRLLFRARPGQAKREARKRPYLKGKGKKS, encoded by the coding sequence ATGAAACCGCTGGTCGCCATTGTCGGTCGCCCCAACGTGGGCAAGTCCACGCTGTTCAACCGGCTCGCCGGGCGTCGGCTGGCGCTCGTCGAGGACGAGCCCGGAGTGACTCGGGATCGCCACTACGCGGACGCGCAGTGGGGAGACCGGGCCTTCACCTTGATTGACACGGGCGGCTTCGTCCCGGGCGAGAAGGACTCGCTGCTCAAGCAGGTGCGCGAGCAGGCGCAGCTGGCCGTGGAAGAGTGTGACGTCATCCTCTTCGTCACGGATGGGCGCGCGGGGCTCACCGCGGCGGACGAAGCGGTGGCCACGCTCTTGCGCAAGAGCGGCAAGCCCGTGGTGGTGGCCGCCAACAAGCTGGACAGTGGCTCGGACGCCATGCAGGCGCTCTCCGCGGAGTTCTTCCGCATGGGGCTGGGAGAGGTGCTGCCGCTGTCGGCCGAGCACGCCCTGGGCGTTCCCCAGTTGGTGGAGGCGGTGCTGGAGCGGCTCCCCCCGAAACAGGAGGGCGAGGACACCGAAGTGCTCCCTGACGACGGGACCATCCGGGTGGCCATCATCGGCCGGCCCAACGTGGGCAAGAGCACGATGGTGAACGCCATCCTCCAGGAGAAGCGGGTGGTGGCCAGCGAGATTCCGGGCACCACGCGGGATCCCATCGACTCGGCGCTCACCTACAAGGGCCACAAGCTCGTCCTCACGGACACGGCGGGCATCCGGCGCAAGCGGTCCATCGTGCACCGGGTCGAGCAGTTCTCCGTGGTGGCGGCGCTCAAGGTGATGGACCGCAGCGACGTGGCGGTGCTCATCATGGACGCCACCGAGCCCGCGGTGGACCAGGACGCCAAGCTGGCCGGCCTGGCCGAGGACAAGGGCCGCGCCCTGGTCATCGTGGTGAACAAGTGGGATCTCATCGGCACGGACCAGCGTCGGCAGGAGGCCTACCGCGAGGCGCTCAAGCACTCCCTGAAGTTCGTGGGGTATGTCCCCATCATCTTCACCTCCGCCCTGACGGGCTCCAAGGTGGAGAAAGTGGTGGACATCGCCGTGGAGCTCTCCACGCAGTTCCGGTACCGGGCGCCCACCCCGCAGCTCAACCGCTTGCTCGAGCACATGGTGGACTCGAACCCGGCCCCCATCGTCGCGGGCAAGCCGCTGCGCCTGTACTACATCGCCCAGGTGGGCACGGCGCCGCCCACCTTTGCCCTCACGTGCAACAACCCCGAGCGCGTGCCGGACATGTACAAGCGGTACATCACCAATCAGCTCCGCAAGACGTTTGATTTGCGGGTGCCCCTGCGGCTGCTGTTCCGGGCGCGGCCGGGGCAGGCCAAGCGCGAGGCCCGCAAGCGCCCCTATCTGAAGGGCAAAGGCAAGAAGAGCTGA
- a CDS encoding tetratricopeptide repeat protein: MAKPEKIAQEELKQPDAFQRAGADAQDWLVQRQRLVAIGVGVVLVGGLGTALFSYSSSKSETQAAQALGAALEVLDRPVAPPAEAEQPPPPAAPGEPAPFKTAKEQDDALVKALTDFRAAHKGTRSAAAAALPLGKAEYRLGNNDGAIAAFSEFLKGAAQNDPLRASALEGQGYAYEAQQKYDPALAAFDEMTKVNSGGFLVGMGQYHRARILILQGKKDDAAAVLAKIPVEHASSSAARLSTERLALLAAEGIKVPTPAPPTDAVQDAG, encoded by the coding sequence GTGGCCAAGCCCGAGAAGATTGCTCAAGAGGAGCTCAAGCAGCCGGACGCTTTCCAGCGCGCGGGAGCCGATGCCCAGGACTGGCTGGTTCAGCGCCAGCGGCTCGTGGCCATTGGCGTCGGCGTGGTGCTGGTCGGTGGCCTGGGCACGGCCCTGTTCAGCTACTCCTCCTCCAAGAGCGAGACCCAGGCCGCCCAGGCGCTGGGCGCGGCGCTGGAAGTGCTCGACCGGCCGGTGGCCCCTCCGGCCGAGGCGGAGCAGCCGCCCCCGCCCGCGGCGCCCGGAGAGCCTGCTCCGTTCAAGACGGCCAAGGAGCAGGATGATGCGCTGGTGAAGGCGCTGACGGACTTCCGCGCCGCGCACAAGGGCACCCGCTCGGCGGCGGCCGCGGCCCTGCCGCTGGGCAAGGCCGAGTACCGCCTGGGCAACAACGACGGGGCGATCGCCGCCTTCAGCGAGTTCCTCAAGGGCGCGGCGCAGAACGATCCGCTGCGCGCCTCGGCGCTCGAGGGCCAGGGCTACGCCTACGAGGCGCAGCAGAAGTACGACCCGGCCCTGGCCGCGTTCGACGAGATGACGAAGGTGAACTCGGGAGGGTTCCTGGTGGGGATGGGGCAGTACCACCGGGCCCGGATTCTCATCCTCCAGGGGAAGAAGGACGACGCGGCGGCGGTGCTGGCGAAGATTCCGGTCGAGCACGCGAGCTCGTCCGCGGCGCGGCTCTCCACCGAGCGGCTGGCGCTTCTGGCGGCCGAGGGCATCAAGGTCCCCACGCCCGCGCCGCCCACTGACGCTGTGCAGGACGCGGGATAG
- a CDS encoding outer membrane protein assembly factor BamB family protein: protein MKRRAWKRWFGAAAAMGVLGACSSVPLYGNPVTSGSHPSPSNYFEVDWWTPLVEPVTLEYGPRELATPAVDPDSGRVITLTRDGFVRCVAPGGTLEWSFKTNNRFSAGASVVDGIAYVPAGDGFLYALEVRTGKLKWKYEAGEALATVPVKSGSLVLVASESDTLFAVKTDTGEWAWQYRRDPPSGFTIHGAGSPLVKDGSVYLGFSDGYLVALDADAGTEKWEKALSSGATQFLDVDSTPAIDESGRLFVTSYQGGLYALDAATGDVQWNYAVSGLTSVLAAGEVVIASGDGRLDAYLGDTGRLLWSMNLGELAGRAPVLARGMILLANQRALLFVDPRTGKSRLAWNPGDGISAPPRVLGSSAYVLSNNGYLYALHLRGGGG from the coding sequence ATGAAGCGGCGCGCGTGGAAGCGTTGGTTCGGGGCTGCGGCGGCCATGGGTGTGCTTGGCGCGTGCAGCTCCGTTCCGCTGTATGGGAACCCGGTGACTTCTGGCTCCCACCCATCTCCCTCGAACTACTTCGAGGTGGATTGGTGGACCCCGCTCGTCGAGCCGGTCACCCTGGAGTATGGCCCCCGAGAGCTGGCCACCCCCGCGGTGGATCCGGACTCCGGGCGCGTCATCACGCTGACCCGGGATGGCTTCGTCCGGTGCGTGGCCCCGGGCGGGACGCTCGAATGGTCCTTCAAGACGAACAACCGCTTCTCCGCGGGCGCCTCGGTGGTGGACGGCATCGCCTACGTTCCCGCGGGAGACGGCTTTCTGTACGCGCTGGAGGTGCGCACCGGGAAGCTGAAGTGGAAATACGAGGCCGGAGAGGCGCTCGCCACGGTGCCCGTGAAGTCGGGCTCGCTGGTGCTGGTGGCCTCGGAGAGCGACACGCTCTTCGCGGTGAAGACGGACACGGGCGAGTGGGCCTGGCAGTACCGGCGGGATCCTCCCAGCGGCTTCACCATCCATGGGGCGGGCTCTCCGCTGGTGAAGGACGGCTCCGTGTACCTGGGCTTCTCGGACGGGTACCTCGTGGCGCTCGACGCGGATGCCGGCACCGAGAAGTGGGAGAAGGCGCTGTCGTCCGGTGCCACCCAGTTCCTCGATGTGGACTCGACGCCCGCCATCGATGAGTCGGGCCGCCTGTTCGTCACCTCGTACCAGGGGGGGCTGTATGCCCTGGACGCGGCGACGGGCGATGTGCAGTGGAACTACGCGGTGAGCGGCCTGACGTCGGTGCTGGCGGCCGGCGAGGTGGTCATCGCCAGCGGTGACGGCCGGCTGGATGCCTACCTGGGCGATACCGGGCGGCTGCTCTGGTCCATGAACCTGGGCGAGCTTGCGGGACGGGCGCCGGTGCTGGCGCGCGGGATGATCCTCCTGGCCAACCAGCGGGCGCTGCTCTTCGTGGATCCGCGCACGGGCAAGTCCCGGCTGGCGTGGAACCCCGGGGATGGCATCAGCGCGCCGCCTCGCGTGCTGGGCTCCAGCGCCTACGTGCTGTCGAACAACGGCTACCTGTATGCGCTGCACCTGCGCGGGGGCGGCGGTTGA
- a CDS encoding (deoxy)nucleoside triphosphate pyrophosphohydrolase: MPRTVRVVAALLPHPGEGSRFLVQQRLPGGSRALLWEFPGGKVEPGESDEAALARECREELAVELEVGRRLWEGRHTYPDLTVELVLYATRLVSGEPRPLGAHALKFLTPAEMGALPFCEADIPLLEDLVAGRMGSLG, from the coding sequence GTGCCTCGCACGGTGCGGGTGGTGGCGGCGCTGCTGCCGCACCCCGGAGAGGGTTCTCGGTTCCTCGTGCAGCAGCGGCTTCCCGGCGGCAGCCGGGCGCTGCTCTGGGAGTTTCCCGGGGGCAAGGTCGAGCCGGGCGAGTCGGACGAGGCCGCCCTGGCCCGCGAGTGCCGGGAAGAGCTGGCGGTGGAGCTCGAGGTGGGCCGGCGGCTGTGGGAGGGCCGGCACACGTACCCGGATCTGACGGTGGAGCTGGTGCTGTACGCCACCCGGCTCGTGTCCGGGGAGCCCCGGCCCCTGGGGGCCCACGCGCTGAAGTTCCTGACGCCCGCGGAGATGGGGGCGTTGCCATTCTGTGAGGCGGACATCCCGTTGCTGGAGGATCTGGTGGCGGGAAGGATGGGGAGCCTGGGGTGA
- a CDS encoding ribonuclease H-like domain-containing protein, with protein MLSRTFQLIPGVGPFREKELWANGIRTWDDFPAAGTGVAISKKTDEVAREYILRAREALARRDLRTLVQLLPSREHWRLYPEFAQDAVYFDIETDGSETQVPTVVCLYDSLGLHVFIQGRNMDALPEALAARRLWVSFNGTVFDAPVLRNYFGAERFPSPEGHIDLRFVTRRLGMGGGLKDIEDKLGIGRPPHLKGVNGWDAVLLWRAYKARADVEALRFLVEYNLYDAFQLRTLMDVTYNRGADELNQDVPRLPVFDRGDVLYDVSKIVLELGPSERDLETLARVRSQDRDLRDG; from the coding sequence ATGCTCTCGCGGACGTTTCAGCTCATTCCCGGTGTCGGGCCTTTCCGCGAGAAGGAACTGTGGGCCAACGGCATCCGAACCTGGGACGACTTCCCGGCGGCGGGCACCGGGGTGGCCATCAGCAAGAAGACGGACGAGGTGGCCCGCGAGTACATCCTCCGGGCCCGCGAGGCGCTCGCGCGGCGGGACTTGCGGACGCTGGTCCAGTTGCTGCCATCCCGGGAGCATTGGCGGCTGTACCCGGAGTTCGCCCAGGACGCCGTCTACTTCGACATCGAGACGGACGGCAGCGAGACACAGGTGCCCACCGTGGTCTGCCTGTACGACAGCCTGGGCCTGCACGTCTTCATCCAGGGCCGGAACATGGACGCGCTGCCCGAGGCGCTCGCGGCGCGGCGGCTGTGGGTGTCCTTCAACGGCACGGTCTTCGATGCGCCCGTGTTGAGGAACTATTTCGGCGCCGAGCGATTCCCGAGTCCGGAGGGGCACATCGATCTGCGCTTCGTGACGCGGCGCCTGGGGATGGGCGGCGGGCTGAAGGACATCGAGGACAAGCTGGGCATCGGGCGGCCGCCGCACCTCAAGGGGGTCAACGGCTGGGACGCGGTGCTGCTGTGGCGCGCGTACAAGGCCCGGGCGGACGTGGAGGCCCTGCGGTTCCTCGTCGAGTACAACCTCTATGACGCGTTCCAACTCCGGACGTTGATGGACGTGACGTACAACCGGGGCGCCGACGAGTTGAATCAGGACGTGCCCCGGCTGCCGGTGTTCGACCGAGGGGACGTGCTGTACGACGTCAGCAAGATCGTCCTGGAGCTGGGCCCCTCCGAGCGCGACCTGGAGACGCTTGCCCGGGTGCGCAGCCAGGACCGCGATCTGCGCGACGGTTGA
- a CDS encoding DUF3014 domain-containing protein, giving the protein MSEQSISGGPPVAPGGPSPQPGSVRVRIVGALVAFVALVGIGAGAWHALRKGSEAPALPAASEPAAVRPDAGAAPMAPPPTVLEGDSRVRQNVTSLSSDPEFAKWMGVEGLLQRFTTAVSNIADGDSPRMVLSFMGPTAGFQVVEDQGKTTINPSTYDRYDPVARVIGSLDVQKSVAAWREIKPLADRVYVEIAPPGRAFDQTLALAIQHLLDVPVPPEDVEVTERGALYVYADPQLEGLSRAQKHLLRMGPRNMQLIQSRLRELQSALGLPMGGH; this is encoded by the coding sequence ATGAGCGAGCAGTCGATTTCCGGAGGCCCGCCCGTGGCTCCCGGCGGCCCGTCACCGCAGCCAGGCTCTGTCCGTGTCCGCATCGTGGGGGCCCTGGTGGCCTTCGTGGCGCTGGTGGGCATTGGGGCGGGCGCCTGGCATGCCCTCCGGAAAGGCTCCGAGGCTCCGGCGCTTCCGGCGGCCTCCGAGCCAGCGGCCGTCCGGCCGGATGCTGGGGCGGCTCCCATGGCTCCGCCGCCCACGGTTCTTGAGGGCGATTCCCGGGTCCGCCAGAACGTGACGTCGCTGTCCTCGGATCCTGAGTTCGCGAAGTGGATGGGCGTGGAGGGGCTGCTGCAACGGTTCACGACGGCCGTGAGCAACATCGCGGACGGCGACAGTCCCCGCATGGTGCTGTCGTTCATGGGGCCCACGGCGGGCTTCCAGGTGGTGGAGGATCAGGGGAAGACCACCATCAATCCGAGCACCTATGATCGGTATGATCCGGTGGCCCGGGTGATTGGCTCGCTGGATGTTCAGAAGTCCGTGGCGGCTTGGCGGGAGATCAAGCCACTGGCAGACCGGGTCTACGTGGAGATCGCGCCGCCCGGACGGGCGTTCGACCAGACCCTGGCCCTGGCCATTCAGCACCTGTTGGATGTGCCGGTTCCGCCGGAGGATGTGGAAGTCACCGAGCGCGGTGCGCTCTACGTGTACGCGGACCCTCAGCTCGAGGGGCTGAGCCGGGCCCAGAAGCATCTGCTGAGAATGGGCCCCCGGAACATGCAGCTCATCCAGAGTCGGCTCCGGGAGCTTCAGAGCGCCCTGGGATTGCCCATGGGCGGGCACTGA
- a CDS encoding S46 family peptidase: MRQLVVVAALLGALPALADEGMWTYNNFPSAKVKAQYGFEPSAQWLDNVRLSSARIANGCSASFVSANGLVMTNHHCTRGCVEQLSTADKDYIANGFYAKALTDELKCPAMEINQLAEIIDVTERLNAATQGRTGKEYSDTLKSEMSKIEKDCATSDQVRCDVVTLYQGGKYNLYKYRRFQDVRLVFAPEHAIAFFGGDPDNFEFPRYDLDVSFLRVYQDGKPAPQDHYFRWSKAGAKEGELTFVSGHPGRTSRGLTIAELEYQRDVVLPKTLMLMSEQRGLITEFQKRGPEQKRISNNMLFGVENAVKAQKGRHEALLDKEFFAKKVAAEQELRQKVDASPELKKKYGAAWDEIAKAQEQLKHIRKELSFMERGQGFSSQTYNIALALVRSADELPKENGQRLREFTDAALPTFKAQLLSPAPIYPELEIARLEFSLTKLREELGADHPFVKKVLGKESPLTLATRVVNGSQLRDVAVRQQLFDGGKKAISASKDPMIELARLVDPEARAVRKNHEDNIDSVIRKNSELVAKAKFEVYGTNVYPDATFSLRLSYGSVKGYTEDGKKVTPITVMGGTFDRHTGEAPFALPKSWLDAKSKLKASTPMNFASTNDIIGGNSGSPAINKDAEIVGLIFDGNIQSLGGEYGFNESVNRSVSVHSEAIIEALKTIYGATRVMDELRPSKPVPVKAPPAG; this comes from the coding sequence ATGAGGCAGCTGGTCGTCGTAGCAGCCCTGCTGGGTGCGCTCCCCGCGCTCGCCGATGAGGGCATGTGGACCTACAACAACTTCCCCTCCGCGAAGGTCAAGGCCCAGTACGGTTTCGAGCCCAGCGCGCAGTGGCTCGACAACGTGCGCTTGTCCTCGGCGCGCATCGCCAACGGCTGCTCGGCGAGCTTCGTTTCCGCCAACGGCCTGGTGATGACCAATCACCACTGCACCCGCGGCTGCGTCGAGCAGCTCTCCACCGCCGACAAGGACTACATCGCCAACGGCTTCTACGCGAAGGCCCTCACGGATGAGCTCAAGTGCCCGGCCATGGAGATCAACCAGCTGGCGGAGATCATCGACGTCACCGAGCGGCTCAACGCGGCCACCCAGGGCCGCACCGGCAAGGAGTACAGCGACACCCTCAAGTCCGAGATGTCGAAGATCGAAAAGGACTGTGCCACCAGCGATCAGGTTCGCTGTGACGTGGTGACCCTCTACCAAGGCGGCAAGTACAACCTCTACAAGTACCGCCGTTTCCAGGACGTGCGCCTCGTCTTCGCCCCGGAGCATGCCATTGCCTTCTTCGGAGGCGATCCGGACAACTTCGAGTTCCCCCGGTACGACTTGGACGTCAGCTTCCTGCGGGTCTATCAGGACGGAAAGCCGGCCCCGCAGGACCACTATTTCAGGTGGTCCAAGGCGGGCGCGAAGGAAGGCGAGCTGACCTTCGTGTCCGGGCATCCCGGCCGGACGTCCCGCGGGCTGACCATCGCGGAGTTGGAGTACCAGCGGGATGTCGTCCTGCCGAAGACCTTGATGCTGATGTCCGAGCAGCGCGGGCTCATCACCGAGTTCCAGAAGCGCGGCCCCGAGCAAAAGCGAATCTCCAACAACATGCTGTTTGGCGTGGAGAACGCGGTCAAGGCGCAGAAAGGTCGGCACGAGGCCCTGCTGGACAAGGAGTTCTTCGCCAAGAAGGTCGCCGCCGAGCAGGAGCTGCGCCAGAAGGTCGATGCCTCCCCGGAGCTGAAGAAGAAGTACGGCGCCGCGTGGGATGAGATCGCCAAGGCCCAGGAGCAGCTCAAGCACATCCGCAAGGAGCTCAGCTTCATGGAGAGAGGCCAGGGTTTCAGCTCGCAGACGTACAACATCGCCCTGGCGCTCGTGCGCAGCGCCGACGAGCTTCCCAAGGAGAATGGCCAGCGCCTGCGCGAGTTCACGGACGCAGCCTTGCCGACCTTCAAGGCCCAGCTCTTGAGCCCGGCCCCCATCTACCCGGAGCTGGAGATTGCCCGGCTGGAGTTCAGCCTCACCAAGCTGCGCGAGGAGCTGGGCGCGGATCATCCCTTCGTGAAGAAGGTACTGGGCAAGGAGTCCCCCCTCACGCTGGCCACCCGCGTGGTGAATGGCTCCCAGCTTCGGGATGTCGCGGTCCGCCAGCAGCTCTTCGACGGTGGCAAGAAGGCCATCAGCGCCTCCAAGGATCCGATGATCGAGCTGGCCCGGCTCGTGGACCCCGAGGCGCGCGCCGTCCGCAAGAACCACGAGGACAACATCGACTCGGTCATCCGCAAGAACAGCGAGCTGGTGGCGAAGGCGAAGTTCGAGGTGTACGGCACCAACGTCTACCCGGACGCCACCTTCAGCCTGCGCCTCTCCTACGGCTCGGTGAAGGGCTACACGGAGGATGGCAAGAAGGTGACCCCCATCACCGTCATGGGCGGAACCTTTGATCGGCACACGGGCGAAGCGCCGTTCGCGCTGCCGAAGTCCTGGCTGGATGCGAAGAGCAAGCTCAAGGCCAGCACCCCGATGAACTTCGCGAGCACCAACGACATCATCGGTGGCAACTCCGGCTCGCCCGCCATCAACAAGGACGCGGAGATCGTCGGGCTGATCTTCGATGGCAACATCCAGTCGCTGGGCGGCGAGTACGGCTTCAACGAGAGTGTCAATCGCTCCGTCTCCGTGCACAGCGAGGCCATCATCGAGGCGCTGAAGACGATCTACGGCGCCACGCGCGTGATGGATGAGCTGCGCCCCAGCAAGCCGGTCCCCGTGAAGGCCCCCCCCGCGGGCTGA
- a CDS encoding TFIIB-type zinc ribbon-containing protein, whose translation MNCPGCQSTAVEQGFDKLHGGEVLLDVCHACHGVWFDAQESPQLSSTGVLQLFRQMHGKRSARTELVRSLTCPRCPAVLTRTHDMVRGNRFQYFRCPSVHGRFVTFFQFLREKGIVRSLTLQELTELKKHAQRLQCSDCGGPISLHQDTACPSCHAPLSILDPQAVGMTLEDAKKAAAVAGAVLAPAVAAQLLMDKLQMEGFYRKIDGQTQRATSVLGVGPAPSGDVHRVESTVEAVSDGIDLVDLGMDAFFGLVGGIGDLF comes from the coding sequence ATGAACTGTCCAGGTTGCCAGTCCACAGCGGTCGAGCAGGGATTCGACAAGTTACACGGGGGCGAGGTGCTCCTGGACGTCTGCCACGCCTGTCACGGCGTGTGGTTCGACGCGCAGGAAAGCCCCCAGCTCTCCTCGACGGGCGTGCTCCAACTGTTCCGCCAGATGCACGGCAAGCGGAGCGCGCGCACAGAGCTGGTCCGCTCGTTGACGTGCCCCCGGTGCCCCGCGGTGCTGACGCGCACGCACGACATGGTCCGGGGCAACCGCTTCCAGTATTTCCGCTGCCCGTCCGTGCATGGCCGCTTCGTCACCTTCTTTCAGTTCCTCCGGGAGAAAGGGATCGTCCGAAGCCTCACCCTCCAGGAGCTCACCGAGCTGAAGAAGCATGCCCAGCGGTTGCAGTGCTCCGACTGTGGCGGGCCCATTTCCCTGCACCAGGACACCGCGTGTCCGAGCTGCCATGCGCCGCTCAGCATCCTGGATCCCCAGGCCGTGGGGATGACGCTCGAGGATGCCAAGAAGGCCGCGGCCGTCGCGGGCGCGGTGCTGGCCCCCGCCGTGGCCGCCCAGCTCCTCATGGACAAGCTCCAGATGGAGGGTTTCTACCGGAAAATCGACGGCCAGACGCAGCGGGCGACCAGCGTGCTGGGCGTGGGGCCTGCCCCGTCCGGAGACGTCCACCGTGTCGAGAGCACCGTGGAGGCCGTGAGCGATGGGATCGACTTGGTCGATCTCGGGATGGATGCCTTCTTCGGCCTCGTTGGTGGTATCGGCGATCTCTTCTAG
- a CDS encoding enoyl-CoA hydratase/isomerase family protein — translation MSHDVLLETRGPIGLVTLDRPRALNALDLGMIRVIHPQLEAWAREPAVKAVVIRGAGGKAFCAGGDVRAVAASLGTPVPEGQSPLARDYFQGEYALNHRIHHFEKPYIAFVDGISMGGGLGLSFHGSHRVVTERLTFSMPETAIGFFPDVGGGWFLPRFPGAMGTYLGLTGTRANAADAMWLGYGTHHVEHSRLDAVLEALVSADWSTGRAQDVTTRLLASFSSDAGPAPLRVHQPAVDRCFAADRVEDILSALAAEGTEWAEATRATLGRMSPSSLKVTLRQLRTCRSLSYDEVVRIEYRLSQALTARPDFREGIRAVLVDKDQRPRWSPATLAEVRDEEVEACFAPRAGDEFAPSPAPLRG, via the coding sequence ATGAGCCATGACGTTTTGCTGGAGACCCGAGGCCCCATCGGACTGGTGACGCTCGACCGTCCCCGGGCGCTCAATGCGCTCGATCTGGGGATGATCCGGGTCATCCACCCCCAACTGGAGGCCTGGGCCCGCGAGCCCGCCGTGAAGGCCGTGGTGATCCGCGGCGCGGGGGGCAAGGCCTTCTGCGCGGGCGGCGATGTGCGCGCGGTGGCCGCCTCCCTCGGCACCCCTGTCCCAGAGGGCCAGTCCCCCCTGGCCCGTGACTACTTCCAGGGCGAGTACGCGCTCAACCACCGCATCCACCACTTCGAGAAGCCCTACATCGCCTTCGTGGATGGCATCAGCATGGGCGGTGGCCTGGGGCTCTCCTTCCATGGCTCCCACCGCGTCGTCACCGAGCGGCTCACCTTCTCCATGCCCGAGACGGCCATCGGCTTCTTTCCGGATGTGGGCGGCGGGTGGTTCCTCCCTCGGTTTCCAGGAGCGATGGGCACGTATCTGGGGCTCACCGGCACGCGCGCCAATGCCGCGGATGCGATGTGGCTCGGGTATGGCACCCACCACGTGGAGCACTCCCGGCTCGACGCGGTGCTGGAGGCCCTGGTCTCCGCGGACTGGAGCACGGGCCGTGCCCAGGACGTCACCACCCGGCTCCTCGCGTCCTTCTCCTCGGACGCAGGGCCCGCGCCGCTCCGAGTGCATCAGCCCGCGGTGGATCGCTGCTTCGCGGCGGACCGGGTGGAGGACATCCTCTCCGCGCTCGCGGCCGAGGGCACCGAGTGGGCCGAGGCCACCCGGGCCACCCTGGGCCGGATGTCGCCCTCGAGCCTGAAGGTGACGCTGCGTCAGCTCCGCACGTGCCGCTCGCTGTCCTATGACGAGGTGGTCCGCATCGAGTACCGCCTCAGTCAGGCGCTCACCGCGCGGCCGGACTTCCGGGAAGGCATCCGCGCCGTGCTCGTGGACAAGGACCAGCGCCCGCGCTGGAGCCCCGCCACCCTGGCCGAGGTCCGCGACGAGGAGGTGGAGGCGTGCTTCGCCCCCCGGGCAGGAGATGAATTCGCTCCCTCCCCTGCCCCCCTTCGCGGCTGA